The following coding sequences lie in one Bacteroides helcogenes P 36-108 genomic window:
- the leuD gene encoding 3-isopropylmalate dehydratase small subunit — translation MKQKFDILTSTCVPLPLENVDTDQIIPARFLKATTREEKFFGDNLFRDWRYRPDGSLNEDFVLNNPAYGGQILVAGKNFGSGSSREHAAWAIAGYGFRVVVSSFFADIHKNNELNNFVLPVVVTEPFLQELFGSIAADPKTEVEVNLPEQTITNKATGRSERFEINAYKKHCLMNGLDDIDFLVENKDKIENWEKKNEA, via the coding sequence ATGAAACAAAAATTCGATATACTGACAAGCACTTGCGTACCCCTCCCTCTGGAGAATGTGGATACCGACCAGATAATCCCCGCACGCTTCCTGAAGGCCACCACCCGCGAAGAAAAGTTTTTCGGCGACAACCTGTTCCGCGACTGGCGCTATCGTCCGGACGGCTCGCTGAATGAGGACTTCGTACTGAACAATCCCGCTTATGGCGGACAAATCTTGGTGGCCGGAAAGAATTTCGGTTCGGGTTCCAGCCGCGAACATGCTGCATGGGCCATTGCCGGATATGGCTTCCGGGTGGTAGTCTCCAGTTTCTTTGCCGACATCCACAAGAACAACGAACTGAACAACTTCGTTCTTCCCGTGGTAGTGACCGAGCCGTTCTTGCAAGAGCTGTTCGGCTCTATCGCCGCCGACCCGAAGACAGAGGTGGAAGTGAATCTGCCTGAGCAGACCATTACCAACAAGGCTACGGGCCGGAGCGAACGTTTTGAAATCAACGCCTACAAGAAGCATTGCCTGATGAACGGATTGGACGACATCGATTTCCTGGTAGAAAACAAGGATAAGATAGAAAACTGGGAGAAAAAAAATGAAGCCTAA
- the leuB gene encoding 3-isopropylmalate dehydrogenase, whose product MDFKIAVLAGDGIGPEISAVGVDVMTAVCEKFGHKVNYEYAICGADAIDKVGDPFPEATYQTCKDADAVLFSAVGDPKFDNNPTAKVRPEQGLLAMRKRLGLFANIRPVQTFKCLLHKSPLRAELVDGADFICIRELTGGMYFGEKYQDNDKAYDTNMYTRPEIERILKVGFEYAMKRNKHLTVVDKANVLASSRLWRKIAQEMAPRYPEVNTDYMYVDNAAMRMIQEPKFFDVMVTENTFGDILTDEGSCISGSMGLLPSASTGESTPVFEPIHGSWPQAKGLNIANPLAQILSVAMLFEYFDLKEEGALIRKVVDASLDANVRTPEIQVEGGAKYGTKEVGAWIVNRIKC is encoded by the coding sequence ATGGACTTTAAAATTGCAGTATTGGCCGGTGACGGTATCGGCCCCGAAATCTCTGCCGTAGGGGTAGATGTAATGACCGCCGTTTGTGAGAAATTCGGACACAAAGTAAACTATGAGTATGCCATCTGTGGTGCAGACGCTATCGACAAAGTGGGCGACCCGTTCCCCGAAGCCACTTATCAGACTTGCAAGGATGCCGACGCGGTGCTCTTCTCTGCCGTAGGCGACCCGAAATTCGACAATAACCCGACGGCCAAAGTGCGTCCCGAACAAGGTTTGCTGGCCATGCGCAAGCGGTTGGGCTTGTTTGCCAACATCCGTCCGGTGCAGACTTTCAAATGCCTGCTTCACAAGTCGCCGCTTCGTGCGGAACTGGTGGATGGCGCAGACTTTATCTGCATCCGCGAGCTGACCGGAGGCATGTACTTTGGTGAAAAATATCAGGACAATGACAAGGCGTATGACACGAATATGTACACTCGTCCGGAGATTGAGCGCATCTTGAAGGTAGGCTTTGAATATGCCATGAAGCGCAACAAGCACCTCACGGTGGTGGATAAGGCGAATGTACTTGCTTCTTCCCGCTTGTGGAGAAAGATTGCGCAGGAAATGGCTCCCCGCTATCCCGAAGTGAATACCGACTATATGTATGTGGACAATGCCGCCATGCGCATGATTCAGGAGCCGAAGTTCTTTGATGTGATGGTGACGGAGAATACGTTCGGCGACATCTTGACAGATGAAGGCTCTTGTATCAGCGGTTCGATGGGATTGCTTCCGTCTGCTTCCACCGGAGAAAGCACACCGGTGTTTGAGCCGATTCACGGCTCGTGGCCGCAGGCTAAGGGCTTGAATATAGCCAATCCGTTGGCGCAGATACTTTCCGTGGCCATGTTGTTCGAGTATTTCGATCTGAAAGAGGAGGGGGCGCTGATCCGCAAGGTGGTAGATGCTTCGCTCGATGCCAATGTGCGCACACCTGAAATCCAGGTGGAAGGTGGCGCTAAATATGGAACAAAAGAAGTTGGCGCCTGGATTGTGAATCGCATTAAGTGCTAA
- the leuC gene encoding 3-isopropylmalate dehydratase large subunit, translating into MNTLFDKIWDAHLVQEVEEGPTQLYIDRLYCHEVTSPQAFSGLRERGIKCFRPEKIFCMPDHNTPTHDQDKPIEDPVSKTQVDTLAKNAKDFGLAHFGMMDQKNGIIHVVGPERGLTLPGMTIVCGDSHTSTHGAMGAVAFGIGTSEVEMVMASQCILQTRPKTMRITIDGKLGKGVTAKDMALYMMSKMTTSGATGYFVEYAGEAVRGLTMEGRLTLCNLSIEMGARGGMVAPDEVTFEYIKGREYAPKGEAWNKALAYWKTLKTDENAVFDKEVHFAAEDIEPMITYGTNPGMGMGITQNIPTTEGMGEAARASFMKSMDYMGFQPGESLLGKKIDYVFLGACTNGRIEDFRAFASLVNGRQKAEGVVAWLVPGSWMVDTQIREEGLDKILGEAGFVIRQPGCSACLAMNDDKIPAGKYSVSTSNRNFEGRQGPGARTLLASPLVAAAAAVTGVITDPRELI; encoded by the coding sequence ATGAATACATTATTTGATAAAATCTGGGATGCCCACTTGGTACAAGAGGTGGAAGAGGGGCCCACACAGCTTTACATCGACCGTCTCTATTGCCATGAAGTGACCAGTCCGCAGGCTTTCTCCGGTTTGCGCGAGCGCGGCATCAAGTGCTTCCGTCCGGAGAAGATTTTCTGTATGCCCGACCACAATACGCCGACGCACGATCAGGACAAACCCATCGAAGACCCTGTATCGAAGACACAGGTGGATACATTGGCCAAGAATGCGAAGGATTTCGGATTGGCGCATTTCGGGATGATGGATCAAAAGAATGGTATCATTCATGTGGTGGGGCCTGAGCGTGGGCTGACTTTACCCGGCATGACCATTGTGTGTGGCGATTCGCATACATCGACCCACGGTGCGATGGGGGCAGTGGCTTTCGGCATCGGTACGAGTGAGGTAGAAATGGTGATGGCTTCGCAGTGCATTCTTCAGACTCGTCCTAAAACAATGCGTATCACTATCGATGGCAAGCTTGGAAAAGGGGTGACGGCCAAAGACATGGCTTTGTACATGATGTCTAAAATGACAACCAGTGGGGCGACAGGCTATTTCGTAGAATATGCCGGTGAAGCAGTGCGTGGTTTGACGATGGAGGGCAGACTGACTTTGTGCAACCTGAGTATTGAAATGGGTGCGCGTGGCGGGATGGTTGCTCCGGATGAAGTGACTTTTGAGTACATCAAAGGACGTGAATATGCTCCGAAAGGTGAAGCGTGGAACAAGGCATTGGCTTATTGGAAAACGTTGAAGACCGATGAAAATGCAGTTTTCGATAAAGAAGTGCATTTTGCTGCTGAAGATATCGAGCCGATGATTACTTACGGAACCAACCCCGGTATGGGTATGGGCATCACACAAAACATCCCGACCACCGAAGGTATGGGAGAGGCGGCACGGGCTTCTTTCATGAAGTCTATGGACTATATGGGCTTCCAACCGGGCGAGTCGCTGCTGGGCAAGAAGATAGACTATGTGTTCTTAGGAGCCTGTACCAATGGCCGCATCGAGGATTTCCGCGCCTTTGCCTCCCTCGTGAATGGACGTCAAAAGGCGGAGGGCGTAGTGGCATGGTTGGTTCCTGGTTCTTGGATGGTAGATACACAGATTCGTGAAGAAGGGTTGGATAAGATTCTTGGAGAGGCGGGATTTGTGATCCGTCAGCCGGGATGTTCCGCTTGTCTGGCAATGAATGATGACAAGATTCCGGCAGGAAAATACTCGGTTTCTACCAGTAACCGTAACTTTGAAGGCCGTCAGGGACCGGGTGCACGTACCTTGCTTGCCAGTCCGCTGGTGGCAGCCGCGGCTGCGGTGACGGGTGTGATAACCGATCCGAGGGAGCTGATTTAA
- a CDS encoding alpha-isopropylmalate synthase regulatory domain-containing protein: protein MKPNHPKIEIMDTTLRDGEQTSGVSFVPHEKLMIARLLLEDLKVDRVEVASARVSEGEFDAVKMICDWAARRNMLPRVEVLGFVDGHVSVDWIHATGCRVINLLCKGSLKHCTCQLQKSLEEHIEDILAVVNYANEQDMEVNVYLEDWSNGMKDSPEYVFQLMDALIQTNIQRYMLPDTLGILNPLQVIEFMRKMVKRYPHTHFDFHAHNDYDLAVSNVLAAVLSGCRGLHTTINGLGERAGNAPLASVQAILKDHFSAITSIDESRLNDVSRVVESYSGIVIPANKPIVGENVFTQVAGVHADGDNKSNLYCNDLLPERFGRKREYALGKNSGKANIRKNLEDLGLQLDEDAMRKVTERIIELGDKKELVTQEDLPYIVSDVLKHGVVEERVNLKSYIVNLAFGLKPMATLRIEINGKEYEESSSGDGQYDAFVRALRKVYKVTLGRKFPMLTNYAVTIPPGGRTDAFVQTVITWSYEDKIFRTRGLDADQTEAAIKATVKMLNIIEGEYGK, encoded by the coding sequence ATGAAGCCTAATCATCCGAAAATAGAAATCATGGATACCACGCTCCGCGATGGCGAACAGACCAGTGGAGTGTCCTTTGTACCCCATGAGAAGCTGATGATTGCCCGTTTATTGCTGGAAGATTTGAAGGTGGATCGGGTGGAAGTGGCTTCTGCCAGGGTATCCGAAGGTGAATTTGATGCTGTAAAGATGATTTGTGACTGGGCTGCCCGCCGCAATATGCTGCCGAGAGTGGAAGTGCTGGGCTTTGTGGACGGACACGTGTCGGTGGACTGGATTCACGCTACCGGTTGCCGTGTCATCAACCTGCTGTGCAAAGGCTCGCTGAAGCATTGCACTTGTCAGCTTCAAAAGAGTCTTGAGGAGCATATAGAAGATATTCTCGCTGTGGTGAATTATGCCAATGAGCAGGATATGGAGGTGAATGTCTATCTGGAAGACTGGAGTAACGGTATGAAAGATTCTCCGGAATATGTTTTTCAACTGATGGATGCTTTGATTCAGACCAATATACAGCGTTATATGCTGCCCGATACGCTGGGCATCTTGAATCCTCTGCAGGTCATCGAATTCATGAGGAAGATGGTTAAGCGCTATCCCCATACCCATTTTGATTTCCATGCCCATAATGACTACGATCTTGCCGTGAGTAATGTGCTGGCTGCTGTTTTGAGTGGTTGCAGAGGTCTGCATACCACGATCAATGGTTTGGGCGAACGTGCGGGAAATGCTCCTCTTGCCAGTGTTCAGGCCATTTTGAAAGATCATTTCAGTGCGATCACCAGTATTGATGAGAGTCGGTTGAATGACGTGAGCCGGGTAGTCGAATCCTATTCGGGCATTGTAATCCCTGCCAACAAACCGATTGTCGGCGAAAACGTCTTCACACAGGTTGCGGGCGTGCATGCCGATGGTGACAATAAAAGTAATCTTTACTGTAACGACCTGCTGCCCGAACGTTTTGGACGTAAGCGGGAATACGCTTTGGGTAAAAACAGCGGTAAGGCAAATATCCGTAAGAATCTGGAAGATTTGGGCTTGCAATTGGATGAGGATGCCATGCGCAAAGTTACAGAGCGCATCATCGAGTTGGGAGACAAGAAGGAGTTGGTGACACAGGAAGATTTGCCTTACATCGTTTCGGACGTGTTGAAGCATGGTGTGGTGGAAGAACGTGTGAATCTTAAAAGCTATATCGTGAATCTGGCTTTTGGATTGAAACCTATGGCCACATTGAGAATTGAGATCAATGGTAAGGAGTACGAAGAAAGCTCCAGCGGCGATGGTCAGTACGATGCCTTTGTACGTGCGTTGCGCAAGGTCTATAAGGTGACTTTGGGACGTAAGTTCCCGATGTTGACCAACTATGCTGTAACCATCCCTCCCGGCGGACGCACCGATGCCTTTGTGCAAACCGTGATTACTTGGAGCTATGAGGATAAGATATTCCGTACCCGCGGACTCGATGCCGACCAGACGGAAGCGGCCATCAAGGCGACGGTGAAGATGCTGAATATTATTGAAGGAGAATACGGTAAATAA